One Acropora palmata chromosome 2, jaAcrPala1.3, whole genome shotgun sequence genomic window carries:
- the LOC141874977 gene encoding myosin regulatory light chain 12A-like has protein sequence MITKHGLIYRVFKIRKYCRTLNDALQRAKTLSPKMSGKTKTKKAGSKKKAQRATSNVFAMLDQQQIQEFKEAFSMIDQDRDGFIKDTDLKDMFASLGTEKSGGYIDEMLGEASGPLNFTMFLTLMGEKLNGTDPEDMIRNAFASFDAGGTGIINEDKLRPLLQGMGERFTEDECEEMFRLANADDEGNFNYLEFVKTIKHGSKED, from the exons ATGATCACAAAGCACGGTTTGATATACCGGGTTTTCAAAATCCGTAAATATTGCCGCACATTGAACGACGCACTACAACGGGCTAAGACACTGTCCCCTAAAATGTCTGGTAAAACGAAGACCAAAAAAGCCGGTTCGAAAAAGAAGGCCCAACGCGCGACCTCCAATGTATTCGCAATGCTCGATCAGCAGCAGATTCAAGAGTTTAAAGAAGCTTTTAGCATGATAGACCAAGACCGAGACGGCTTCATCAAGGATACTGATCTAAAAGATATGTTTGCCTCTCTGGGTACTGAGAAAAGCGGCGGCTACATTGATGAGATGTTGGGCGAGGCATCAGGTCCCCTGAATTTCACCATGTTTCTTACATTGATGGGGGAGAAGCTCAATGGTACAGACCCAGAAGACATGATAAGGAACGCCTTTGCCTCATTTGATGCCGGAGGAACTGGGATCATCAATGAAGACAAGCTGAGGCCATTGCTGCAGGGAATGGGTGAAAG ATTCACTGAAGATGAGTGTGAGGAAATGTTTCGCTTAGCAAACGCAGATGATGAGGGAAACTTCAATTATTTGGAGTTCGTAAAGACGATAAAACATGGATCAAAGGAAGACTAA
- the LOC141874979 gene encoding myosin regulatory light chain 12A-like produces the protein MSSGKSKSKKSGSKKKAQRATSNVFAMFDQTQIHEFKEAFNVIDQDRDGIIGAKDLHEMFNSLGRPQTDEYIEEMLGEATGAVNFTMFMTLFSENMHGTDPEDMIKSAFTTFDPDGTGVINEDKLRPLLMKLGERFTEDECDDMFFSAKADDDGNFNYGEFTKVIKHGEKDD, from the exons atgtcgtcTGGAAAGTCGAAGTCCAAGAAGAGCGgttcaaaaaagaaagcacaGCGAGCGACATCCAATGTGTTCGCTATGTTTGACCAGACGCAAATTCACGAATTTAAGGAAGCATTCAACGTGATTGACCAAGATAGGGACGGGATTATCGGTGCTAAAGACCTACATGAAATGTTCAACTCCTTGGGCAGACCACAGACAGATGAATACATTGAAGAAATGCTGGGAGAGGCTACCGGCGCTGTCAATTTTACCATGTTCATGACCCTATTCTCGGAGAACATGCACGGGACAGATCCCGAAGACATGATCAAGAGTGCCTTTACTACTTTTGATCCCGACGGCACGGGCGTCATAAACGAGGACAAGCTACGTCCTCTGTTGATGAAACTAGGGGAGAG GTTTACAGAGGACGAATGTGACGACATGTTCTTCAGTGCAAAGGCAGATGACGATGGCAATTTTAATTATGGAGAATTCACCAAAGTCATCAAGCACGGCGAGAAAGATGACTAA